In one window of Haloimpatiens sp. FM7315 DNA:
- a CDS encoding substrate-binding periplasmic protein → MTKIHKKLVVLIIIIVNCIIIMMKCNAGTNSTIASNVDVKDRLELIKEKGVLTELNTNEDIDMIVDGMRITDERKKEVLFTDVWYRDSDAIVVPKFSKIIDKRDLKNSVIGAREGTLALELAQKWQKEGLIKELKLFKSQSELLSAVNTGKVDAIIMDSSAASYILPKDRTLYLKTLTIYEPEIFGDGAAAVRKSDTTLANAVNEKIDEMKNDKTFLKFLKNMV, encoded by the coding sequence ATGACGAAGATTCATAAAAAATTAGTAGTTTTAATTATTATTATTGTGAATTGTATCATAATAATGATGAAATGTAATGCAGGAACTAATAGTACAATAGCAAGTAACGTTGATGTAAAAGATAGATTAGAATTAATAAAAGAAAAAGGGGTATTAACTGAATTAAATACTAATGAGGATATAGATATGATAGTTGATGGAATGCGTATTACCGATGAACGTAAAAAAGAAGTACTATTCACAGATGTATGGTATAGAGATTCAGACGCTATTGTTGTTCCTAAATTTTCAAAAATTATTGATAAAAGAGACTTAAAAAATTCAGTAATAGGTGCACGAGAGGGAACACTAGCTTTAGAATTAGCTCAAAAATGGCAAAAAGAAGGTTTAATAAAAGAATTGAAACTATTTAAAAGTCAATCTGAATTACTATCAGCAGTAAATACTGGTAAAGTTGATGCAATTATAATGGACTCTTCCGCCGCATCATATATATTACCTAAAGATAGAACTCTTTATTTAAAGACATTAACTATATATGAACCTGAAATCTTTGGTGATGGAGCAGCAGCAGTTAGAAAAAGTGATACTACTTTAGCAAATGCAGTGAATGAAAAAATTGATGAAATGAAAAATGATAAAACTTTTTTAAAATTCTTGAAAAATATGGTTTAA